Proteins encoded together in one Rhizobacter sp. J219 window:
- a CDS encoding methyl-accepting chemotaxis protein gives MNKLSIKARLAALVSVLLALLLASSASAIYRLSVSNHQLGSVYNDRVVPLKQLKEVADGYFIGVVDTAHKTRDGLMKPAEGLKALAEARTIIDKNWKAYIATDLVDEEKKLIAVTEPAMKVADAAAKRVEEFLTKNDIEGLRAFTAKEMYPAVDPLADDLNQLIAVQLTVAEQEYKQAQADYQGVFWRNVVISAIAVLLAAGFAWTLIRRISQGINEAVAVAQTVAAGNLGSRIEVKTQDETGQLMAALKHMNESLVGVVSQVRNSADSIATGSAQIAVGNADLSQRTEEQASNLQQTAASMEEITSTVQQSADTARQATQLASSASAVAAQGGVVVGQVITTMEAITASSRKIADIISVIDGIAFQTNILALNAAVEAARAGEQGRGFAVVAGEVRTLAQRSAQAAKEIKSLIGESVEKVENGSRLVTEAGQTMDDIVTQVKRVTDLIGEISSASTEQSAGIGQIGDAVAQLDQVTQQNAALVEESAAAAESLKHQAATLAQTVAVFKLS, from the coding sequence ATGAACAAACTCAGCATCAAGGCGCGCCTGGCGGCGTTGGTCAGCGTGCTGCTGGCCCTGCTGCTTGCATCGTCAGCATCGGCCATCTACCGCCTGAGCGTCAGCAACCATCAATTGGGCAGCGTCTACAACGACCGCGTCGTGCCGCTCAAGCAGCTGAAGGAAGTCGCCGACGGCTACTTCATCGGGGTGGTCGACACCGCGCACAAGACGCGCGACGGCCTGATGAAGCCCGCCGAGGGCCTGAAGGCACTCGCCGAGGCCCGCACCATCATCGACAAGAACTGGAAGGCCTACATCGCCACCGACCTCGTCGACGAAGAGAAGAAACTGATCGCCGTCACCGAGCCGGCGATGAAGGTGGCCGATGCTGCTGCCAAGCGGGTGGAAGAGTTCCTCACCAAGAACGACATCGAGGGCCTGCGTGCCTTCACGGCGAAGGAGATGTACCCCGCCGTCGACCCCCTGGCCGACGACCTGAACCAGCTGATCGCCGTGCAGCTCACGGTGGCCGAGCAGGAATACAAGCAGGCGCAGGCCGACTACCAGGGCGTCTTCTGGCGCAACGTCGTCATCAGCGCCATCGCCGTGCTGCTGGCCGCCGGCTTTGCCTGGACGCTGATCCGCCGCATCTCGCAAGGCATCAACGAAGCCGTGGCAGTGGCGCAGACGGTGGCCGCCGGCAACCTCGGCTCGCGCATCGAGGTCAAGACACAAGACGAGACCGGCCAGCTGATGGCTGCGCTCAAGCACATGAACGAAAGCCTGGTCGGCGTGGTGAGCCAGGTGCGCAACAGCGCCGACTCGATTGCCACCGGCTCCGCACAGATCGCGGTGGGCAACGCCGACCTCAGCCAGCGCACGGAAGAGCAGGCGAGCAACCTGCAGCAGACCGCCGCCTCGATGGAGGAGATCACCTCCACCGTGCAGCAAAGCGCCGACACCGCACGCCAGGCCACGCAGCTGGCCAGCAGTGCCTCGGCCGTGGCGGCGCAGGGCGGCGTGGTGGTGGGCCAAGTGATCACCACGATGGAAGCCATCACCGCCAGCTCGCGCAAGATCGCCGACATCATCAGCGTGATCGACGGCATCGCCTTCCAGACCAACATCCTCGCGTTGAATGCGGCGGTCGAGGCCGCCCGCGCCGGTGAGCAGGGCCGCGGCTTCGCGGTCGTCGCCGGTGAAGTGCGCACGCTGGCCCAGCGCAGCGCGCAGGCCGCCAAGGAGATCAAGAGCCTGATCGGCGAGAGCGTCGAGAAGGTGGAGAACGGCTCTCGCCTCGTCACCGAGGCCGGGCAGACCATGGACGACATCGTGACGCAGGTCAAGCGCGTGACCGACCTCATCGGCGAGATCAGCAGCGCCAGCACCGAGCAAAGCGCGGGCATCGGCCAGATCGGCGACGCCGTGGCCCAGCTCGACCAGGTGACGCAGCAGAACGCCGCGCTGGTGGAAGAGTCGGCCGCCGCGGCCGAGAGCCTCAAGCACCAGGCCGCGACGCTGGCTCAGACGGTTGCCGTCTTCAAGCTGAGCTGA
- a CDS encoding ParA family protein, translated as MPVVAVVNRKGGSGKSTLATHLSAYCAHNGIPVMLGDVDKQQSTQAWLRLRSQQAVTNKAPIVGWTVDARSVLRSPPGVTHVILDTPGGLRGFELARVAMFADAIIMPVCNSVFDRESAADCFAELMALPRVASGKCKVAAVGMRLDARTKADETLRDWASKHKIPFIGVLRETQGYVRCVEQGLTLFDLPASKVEADLLQWQPILQWLQPVLHPKPAAPLTRPVATGMSPAPAGNRAASLKPAQVSLLAPDHPEPAPGTPATPPRTAKPQPSAAPARSGSVAGRLGSWLESFSVSRLLQR; from the coding sequence ATGCCCGTCGTTGCAGTCGTCAATCGGAAAGGTGGAAGCGGCAAGAGCACGCTGGCCACCCACTTGTCCGCCTACTGCGCGCACAACGGCATTCCGGTCATGCTGGGCGACGTGGACAAACAACAGTCCACCCAGGCCTGGCTGCGGTTGCGCAGCCAGCAGGCCGTCACCAACAAGGCGCCCATCGTCGGCTGGACGGTCGATGCGCGCAGCGTGCTGCGCTCGCCGCCCGGCGTGACACACGTGATCCTCGACACCCCCGGCGGCCTGCGCGGCTTCGAGCTGGCGCGGGTGGCGATGTTCGCCGACGCGATCATCATGCCGGTGTGCAACTCGGTCTTCGACCGCGAATCGGCCGCCGACTGCTTCGCCGAGCTGATGGCCCTGCCCCGCGTGGCCAGCGGCAAGTGCAAGGTGGCGGCCGTGGGCATGCGACTCGACGCCCGCACCAAGGCCGACGAAACCCTGCGTGACTGGGCCTCCAAGCACAAGATCCCCTTCATCGGCGTGCTGCGCGAAACCCAGGGCTACGTGCGCTGCGTCGAGCAGGGCCTCACGCTCTTCGATCTGCCTGCGTCGAAGGTGGAAGCCGACCTCTTGCAGTGGCAGCCCATCCTGCAGTGGCTGCAGCCGGTGCTGCACCCGAAGCCCGCCGCACCGCTCACGCGACCCGTGGCCACAGGAATGTCGCCCGCTCCCGCCGGCAACCGGGCCGCAAGCCTCAAGCCCGCCCAGGTCTCGCTGCTCGCACCGGACCACCCCGAGCCGGCGCCGGGCACGCCCGCCACGCCGCCGCGCACCGCCAAGCCCCAGCCGTCGGCCGCACCGGCACGCAGCGGCTCGGTGGCCGGACGACTGGGGAGCTGGCTCGAAAGCTTCAGCGTCTCGCGCCTCTTGCAGCGCTGA
- a CDS encoding response regulator encodes MHVTLMRAESVQPSVPRLPADAALDGDAAEPEGTVLYIEDNPINLLLVEQLLLRWPGVRLLQAETGEKGIELAQALRPDLVLLDMRLPDMSGPEVLEELREHPRTRGLRVVALSASAMPEEVALAREGGAHDYWTKPLDFDRFTADLKRLLARSPVSSA; translated from the coding sequence GTGCACGTGACGCTGATGCGGGCCGAGTCGGTGCAACCCTCGGTGCCGCGCCTGCCGGCCGATGCGGCGCTCGACGGCGATGCCGCCGAGCCCGAAGGCACCGTGCTCTACATCGAAGACAACCCGATCAACCTGTTGCTGGTGGAGCAGCTGCTGCTGCGCTGGCCGGGTGTGCGACTGCTGCAGGCCGAGACCGGCGAGAAGGGCATCGAGCTGGCCCAGGCCCTGCGGCCTGACCTCGTGCTGCTCGACATGCGGCTGCCCGACATGAGCGGCCCGGAGGTGCTGGAAGAGCTGCGCGAGCACCCCCGCACCCGTGGCCTGCGCGTGGTGGCGCTGTCGGCGAGTGCGATGCCCGAGGAAGTGGCGCTCGCCCGCGAGGGCGGCGCCCACGACTACTGGACCAAGCCGCTCGACTTCGACCGCTTCACGGCCGACCTCAAGCGGCTGCTCGCCAGGTCGCCGGTCAGCTCAGCTTGA
- a CDS encoding PAS domain-containing sensor histidine kinase: protein MDESRYRLLVDSVTDYAIYMLDAGGIVSSWNSGAQRFKGYSEAEIVGQHFSRFYADEDRAVGLPQKALATAATKGRFEGEGWRVRKDGTRFWAHVVIDPIRLPGGELLGFAKVTRDLSERKVAAELLRRSEDQFNLLVQSVTDYAIYMLDAHGHVSSWNQGAQRIKGYAPEEIIGVHFSRFYTAEDRARDRPAIALATAAREGRFEGEGWRVRKDGTRFWANVVVDRIVDPSGQLLGFAKVTRDVTEKREAQHQLEIAREAFFQSQKMDAIGQLTGGVAHDFNNLLMAVLSSLALIRKRIPDDPKTQALLDNAVRGARRGAELTQRMLAFARRQELKPVVVQVPELVQGMSGLLQSSLGPGVGIETRFAEALAPVLVDANQLELALLNLAVNARDAMPKGGAITIAAHEECVAAHEAGKLAAGRYVCLSLRDEGEGMDEDTLARATEPFYTTKGVGKGTGLGLSMVEGLAAQSGGRLVLKSARGEGTTAELWLPVARDAASEPGTAEAAPASPGAPAQVEPLTVLAVDDDALVLMNTVAMLQELGHTVLEAPSGKEALAMLARDASIGLLVTDQAMPQMTGVQLVEAARRVRPGLPVILATGYADLAAALPPGLPRLAKPFDLDALARALADAVALRRAPPAA from the coding sequence ATGGACGAGAGCCGCTACCGGCTGCTGGTCGACTCGGTCACCGACTACGCCATCTACATGCTCGATGCCGGCGGCATCGTGTCGAGCTGGAACAGCGGGGCGCAGCGCTTCAAGGGCTACAGCGAAGCCGAGATCGTCGGCCAGCACTTCTCGCGTTTCTACGCCGATGAAGACCGCGCGGTCGGCCTGCCGCAGAAGGCGCTGGCGACGGCGGCCACCAAAGGGCGTTTCGAAGGCGAGGGCTGGCGAGTGCGCAAGGACGGCACCCGCTTCTGGGCGCACGTCGTCATCGACCCGATCCGACTGCCCGGCGGCGAGCTGCTGGGCTTTGCCAAGGTCACGCGCGACCTGAGCGAGCGCAAGGTGGCGGCCGAGCTGCTCAGGCGCAGCGAAGACCAGTTCAACCTGCTGGTGCAAAGCGTCACCGACTACGCGATCTACATGCTCGACGCGCACGGCCATGTGTCGAGCTGGAACCAGGGCGCGCAGCGCATCAAGGGCTACGCGCCGGAAGAGATCATCGGCGTGCACTTCTCGCGCTTCTACACCGCCGAAGACCGCGCCCGCGACCGGCCGGCGATCGCGCTCGCCACTGCCGCCCGCGAAGGCCGCTTCGAAGGCGAGGGCTGGCGCGTGCGCAAGGATGGCACGCGCTTCTGGGCCAACGTGGTGGTCGACCGCATCGTCGACCCGAGCGGCCAGTTGCTCGGCTTCGCCAAGGTCACGCGCGACGTGACCGAAAAGCGCGAGGCCCAGCACCAGCTCGAAATTGCCCGCGAGGCTTTCTTCCAGTCGCAGAAGATGGACGCCATCGGCCAGCTCACCGGCGGCGTGGCGCACGACTTCAACAACCTGCTGATGGCGGTGCTGTCGAGCCTGGCGCTGATCCGCAAGCGCATCCCCGACGACCCGAAGACGCAGGCCCTGCTCGACAACGCGGTGCGCGGGGCACGTCGCGGCGCCGAGCTGACGCAGCGCATGCTCGCCTTCGCGCGCCGGCAGGAACTCAAGCCCGTGGTCGTGCAGGTGCCCGAGCTGGTGCAGGGCATGTCGGGCCTGCTGCAAAGCTCGCTCGGCCCCGGCGTCGGCATCGAGACCCGCTTTGCCGAGGCGCTGGCGCCGGTGCTGGTCGACGCCAACCAGCTCGAGCTGGCCCTGCTCAACCTCGCCGTCAACGCACGCGATGCCATGCCCAAGGGCGGCGCCATCACGATCGCGGCGCACGAGGAGTGCGTGGCTGCGCACGAGGCCGGCAAGCTCGCGGCGGGCCGCTACGTCTGCCTGTCGCTGCGCGACGAAGGCGAGGGCATGGACGAAGACACCCTCGCGCGGGCCACCGAGCCGTTCTACACGACCAAGGGCGTGGGCAAGGGCACGGGGCTGGGCCTGTCGATGGTCGAAGGCCTGGCCGCGCAATCGGGCGGTCGGCTGGTGCTCAAGAGCGCCCGCGGCGAGGGCACCACGGCCGAGCTGTGGCTGCCGGTGGCGCGCGACGCCGCGAGCGAGCCCGGCACGGCCGAAGCGGCGCCCGCGTCACCGGGCGCTCCGGCGCAGGTCGAGCCGCTCACCGTGCTGGCGGTCGACGACGACGCGCTGGTGCTGATGAACACGGTGGCGATGCTGCAGGAGCTCGGCCACACCGTGCTGGAGGCCCCTTCGGGCAAGGAGGCGCTCGCGATGCTGGCGCGCGATGCGTCGATCGGCCTGCTGGTCACCGACCAGGCGATGCCGCAGATGACCGGCGTGCAGCTGGTCGAGGCGGCGCGGCGCGTGAGGCCAGGCCTGCCGGTCATCCTCGCCACCGGCTACGCTGACCTCGCCGCGGCGCTGCCGCCCGGCCTGCCGCGCCTGGCCAAACCCTTCGACCTCGACGCGCTGGCGCGGGCGCTGGCCGATGCCGTGGCGCTGCGGCGCGCACCACCGGCCGCATAG
- a CDS encoding arylamine N-acetyltransferase, whose protein sequence is MIDLEDYLRRLGHTGSRQPGAQLLSALCARHPAHIPYENIDPLLGTPPSLDPAAVQVKLVQAGRGGYCFEQNLLLQLALQALGFEVTALAARVVWMRPPDAPLRPRSHMLLKVSVPDAGDATTYIADAGFGGNLMDTPLRLVPDEPQRTPHALLRFTQDGDGTYTAETRLPAGWMPMYRFTLEPHTAADYEPLNWYTATHPTSIFCHNLLMERVTPELRVGLFNDRLVQRRPGLPPATTRLATRHEFETVLQEQFGLALEPAQREALWDKVPKGLDQFVTPPL, encoded by the coding sequence ATGATCGATCTCGAGGACTATCTGCGGCGCCTGGGCCACACCGGCTCGCGGCAACCCGGTGCCCAGCTGCTGTCGGCGCTGTGCGCGCGCCATCCGGCGCACATTCCCTACGAGAACATCGACCCGCTGTTGGGCACGCCGCCTTCGCTCGACCCGGCGGCGGTGCAGGTCAAGCTGGTGCAGGCGGGCCGCGGCGGCTACTGCTTCGAGCAGAACCTGCTGCTCCAGCTCGCACTGCAGGCGCTCGGCTTCGAGGTCACGGCGCTGGCCGCGCGCGTGGTCTGGATGCGCCCGCCCGACGCGCCGCTGCGCCCACGCAGCCACATGCTCCTCAAGGTGTCGGTGCCTGACGCGGGCGACGCCACGACGTACATCGCCGATGCCGGCTTCGGCGGCAACCTGATGGACACCCCGCTGCGCCTCGTGCCCGACGAGCCTCAGCGCACCCCGCATGCGCTGCTACGATTCACGCAAGACGGCGACGGCACCTACACCGCCGAGACGCGCCTGCCGGCCGGCTGGATGCCGATGTATCGCTTCACGCTCGAGCCGCACACCGCGGCCGACTACGAGCCGCTCAACTGGTACACCGCGACCCACCCGACATCGATCTTCTGCCACAACCTCCTGATGGAGCGGGTGACGCCGGAACTGCGCGTGGGCCTCTTCAACGACCGCCTCGTGCAGCGCCGCCCGGGCCTGCCGCCGGCCACGACGCGGCTGGCAACGCGCCACGAATTCGAAACAGTGCTGCAGGAGCAGTTCGGCCTGGCCCTCGAGCCCGCGCAGCGCGAAGCCCTCTGGGACAAGGTGCCCAAGGGCCTCGACCAGTTCGTCACGCCGCCGCTGTAG
- a CDS encoding MFS transporter: MAALALMTIGSGGMYLVAVVLPSVQAEFGVARADASLPYTALMIGFGVGGMLMGRLADRFGVMVPVLIGSAGLGLGYLAAGFAPNVWVFALAHGVLLGLLGSSATFAPLVADASLWFVKRRGIAVAICASGNYLAGAIWPPVVQHFNELVGWRHTYFGIGAFCALTMPFIALALRPRPPKAQVSAMPGGAVVASERPFGLSMNQAQVLLCVAGVACCVAMSMPQVHIVAYCGDLGYGAARGAQMLSLMLGLGIVSRLLSGWICDHIGGLRTLLLGSTLQGVALLLFLPFDGLVPLFVISGLFGLFQGGIVPSYAIIVREHFPPHEAGSRVGAVLMCTLLGMALGGWMSGKVFDLTGSYHAAFLNGIAWNALNLAIAWWLFSRVRRRAATAAA; this comes from the coding sequence ATGGCCGCGCTGGCGCTGATGACCATCGGCAGCGGCGGCATGTACCTGGTCGCGGTGGTGCTGCCCTCGGTGCAGGCGGAATTCGGCGTGGCCCGGGCCGATGCCTCGCTGCCCTACACGGCGCTGATGATCGGCTTCGGGGTCGGCGGCATGCTGATGGGCCGGCTGGCCGACCGTTTCGGCGTGATGGTGCCCGTGCTCATCGGCAGCGCCGGCCTCGGGCTCGGCTACCTTGCGGCCGGCTTCGCGCCCAACGTCTGGGTGTTTGCGCTGGCGCACGGGGTGCTGCTGGGGCTTCTGGGCAGCTCGGCTACCTTTGCGCCGCTGGTGGCCGATGCGTCGCTGTGGTTCGTGAAGCGGCGCGGCATCGCGGTGGCCATCTGCGCAAGCGGCAACTACCTGGCCGGCGCCATCTGGCCGCCGGTGGTGCAGCACTTCAACGAACTCGTGGGCTGGCGCCACACCTATTTCGGCATCGGCGCCTTCTGCGCGCTGACCATGCCCTTCATCGCGCTGGCACTGCGGCCACGCCCGCCCAAGGCGCAGGTTTCGGCCATGCCGGGCGGGGCCGTGGTGGCGAGCGAGCGGCCGTTCGGCCTGTCGATGAACCAGGCGCAGGTGCTGCTGTGCGTGGCCGGGGTGGCGTGCTGCGTGGCGATGTCGATGCCGCAGGTGCACATCGTGGCCTACTGCGGCGACCTCGGCTATGGCGCCGCGCGCGGGGCGCAGATGCTGTCGCTGATGCTCGGGCTGGGCATCGTGAGCCGCCTGCTGTCGGGCTGGATCTGCGACCACATCGGCGGGCTGCGCACGCTGCTGCTCGGCTCCACGCTGCAGGGCGTGGCGCTGCTGCTCTTCCTGCCGTTCGATGGCCTGGTGCCGCTCTTCGTGATCTCGGGCCTCTTCGGGCTCTTCCAGGGCGGCATCGTGCCGTCGTACGCGATCATCGTGCGCGAGCATTTCCCGCCCCACGAAGCCGGCTCGCGGGTGGGCGCGGTGCTGATGTGCACGCTGCTGGGCATGGCGCTTGGGGGCTGGATGTCGGGCAAGGTGTTCGACCTCACCGGCTCGTACCACGCCGCCTTCCTCAACGGCATCGCGTGGAACGCGCTCAACCTCGCCATCGCGTGGTGGCTCTTCAGCCGCGTGCGCCGGCGGGCGGCTACAGCGGCGGCGTGA
- a CDS encoding DMT family transporter: MKKTDLLELVSLAALWGASFLFMRLGAADFGPAALAFVRVAAAGVLLLPLLAYRHQLPALREHWRPILVVGLTNSALPFMCFNYAALSINAGLSAVFNATTPLFGAVFAWLWLKDRLDAARIAGLLIGFAGVLWLVWDRAGLKPGATGAGDVAPAILACLAATVLYGFSASFTKRYLTGVPPMAVATGSQVGAALFLAVPALVWWPAQMPGAQAWGYALVLAVACTALAYLLYFRLIAHVGPANAISVTFLIPVFAVVWGGIFLGEKVDLTMALGCAVILLGTSLVTGVLKPPKWPARTA; encoded by the coding sequence ATGAAGAAGACCGACCTGCTCGAACTCGTCTCGCTTGCCGCGCTGTGGGGGGCTTCCTTCCTCTTCATGCGCCTGGGCGCGGCCGACTTCGGCCCGGCCGCCCTCGCCTTCGTGCGGGTGGCCGCCGCGGGCGTGCTGCTGCTGCCGCTGCTGGCCTATCGACACCAGTTGCCGGCATTGCGCGAACACTGGCGGCCCATCCTCGTGGTGGGCTTGACCAATTCGGCCCTGCCGTTCATGTGCTTCAACTACGCGGCGCTCAGCATCAACGCCGGCCTGTCGGCGGTGTTCAACGCGACCACGCCGCTCTTCGGCGCCGTCTTCGCGTGGTTGTGGCTGAAAGACCGGCTCGACGCCGCGCGCATCGCCGGGCTCCTGATCGGCTTTGCCGGCGTGCTCTGGCTGGTATGGGACCGTGCCGGCCTGAAGCCAGGCGCCACCGGCGCCGGCGACGTCGCGCCCGCCATCCTCGCCTGCCTCGCGGCGACGGTGCTCTACGGCTTCTCGGCCAGCTTCACCAAGCGCTACCTGACCGGCGTGCCGCCGATGGCGGTGGCCACCGGCAGCCAGGTCGGCGCGGCGCTCTTCCTCGCGGTGCCGGCGCTGGTGTGGTGGCCGGCACAGATGCCGGGCGCGCAGGCCTGGGGTTACGCGCTGGTGCTGGCCGTCGCCTGCACAGCGCTCGCCTACCTGCTCTATTTCAGGCTGATCGCCCATGTGGGGCCGGCGAACGCGATCTCGGTGACCTTCCTGATCCCGGTGTTCGCGGTGGTGTGGGGCGGCATCTTCCTCGGGGAGAAGGTCGACCTCACGATGGCGCTCGGCTGCGCCGTCATCCTGCTCGGCACGAGCCTCGTCACCGGGGTCTTGAAACCGCCGAAGTGGCCCGCCAGGACGGCCTGA